The following are from one region of the Syntrophorhabdales bacterium genome:
- a CDS encoding TIM barrel protein: MINVSVTLALLLFVGLTVLSTTSHAAAGSRPFLISAIHFDAELKAGKMSVLDLAPLAVKYGAQGVEYRDIYWKEKGRELFAVRDQVKRLGLVVTYTTTVTLFSNDREKQKQLLTDIEDTKALGAPLLRVNLGIRPTTEQDAAGQRDAARKAIEHAASLGVLLALENNSAPPGEKLYDIKATLEEYRSGTLGTNIDFANYATTSQDPVEAIRALAPYIIYAHAKDAKKSEGTWKTTYLGGGALPLRQILAALDATGRSFLLCLEFPGSGDPEGGLAKSKEFLASSK; the protein is encoded by the coding sequence ATGATAAACGTAAGCGTTACATTGGCTCTCCTGCTCTTCGTGGGCCTGACTGTATTATCCACAACGTCGCACGCTGCAGCCGGATCGCGTCCGTTTCTGATCTCGGCAATCCACTTCGACGCGGAATTGAAGGCAGGAAAAATGTCGGTTCTCGATCTCGCACCACTGGCGGTCAAGTATGGAGCGCAGGGTGTCGAGTACAGGGATATTTACTGGAAAGAGAAGGGCAGAGAACTCTTTGCGGTGCGGGATCAGGTGAAGCGCCTGGGTCTTGTCGTCACTTACACCACGACCGTCACGCTTTTCAGCAATGACCGCGAGAAGCAGAAACAACTGCTCACCGATATCGAGGACACGAAAGCGCTCGGCGCACCCTTGCTTCGCGTCAACCTCGGGATCCGACCAACTACCGAGCAGGATGCAGCCGGCCAGCGCGACGCCGCGAGGAAAGCCATCGAACATGCAGCGAGCCTGGGCGTGCTTCTTGCCCTCGAGAACAATTCGGCGCCGCCCGGAGAGAAGCTTTACGACATCAAGGCTACGCTTGAGGAGTATAGATCGGGAACGCTGGGAACCAATATTGATTTCGCAAACTACGCGACGACCAGCCAGGATCCTGTCGAAGCGATTCGGGCGCTTGCACCTTATATTATCTACGCCCATGCAAAAGATGCGAAAAAAAGTGAAGGGACCTGGAAGACCACATACCTGGGCGGAGGCGCGCTGCCACTCAGGCAAATTCTTGCTGCGCTGGATGCTACCGGTCGCAGTTTCCTTCTCTGCCTCGAGTTCCCCGGGAGCGGGGATCCCGAGGGGGGACTCGCAAAAAGCAAGGAGTTTCTTGCAAGCAGTAAATGA